The sequence TGCTGAAGTCTCCGTATCTTACATTATGCCTTCATTAGCAATTCAAATTGTAGGGCTTGTGTACTGTATTATATCTCTGATTCATTAGAGAGGGTAATGAAAGGTTTCAAATTGCTCTTAAATTTTGTAGAATAACAAGCTGATGAACGATGTTTGAAGAATTTTCCTCTGCTAATGTCCCATGAAACATATTCCACTGAACAGTCACACAGTCcctgtttaatttatttcttaatcTTATTTCATTCGTAATGATTCCAGTGTTTATCTGGTATTCTTATCAAGTTGTTTTTTACAGTTATGTTGTGGTGTAATTTGAAATCGAGAGATAAAAGTATGATACACAgcgatattttattttatgttattgcaACACAACAGTATCAGTGCACATACAATTTGCCAATACAAGAATCTGAAGaagcatttacatttaaacatctCATAAATTATACAGTTAAACTGTATTTGTATGTGACCAATAATTATTTCAaaaactgttgtttttgttttcttacatgCAAACAAAACATGCATGTACATGTATGATCACGGCCGTAGATGTTAAATGATGCTGAAATAATTGGGCTTCTTCATCACGAAGGCTTGGCTGATCTCTGGGTAGAAAtctgtgaaaaaagaaaaacacaaaaacataaaccagctatattatttctttattaacccacaagaaaataattaatacagcaAAGAGTTTTTGTGAAATCTtgggaaaaaaaatagaagacTTTTCTCACCAGCACTACATGAAGAAACTTcttttaatattgaatattgtcAGAAATGCACTTGACATGGTCATGGTTAGACATGcatgtatagatagatatacacacaccctGTATTGAAGGTTAAAGGTTCCTGCTcatgcattattcattttccactATTGTCCCAGGCTGCTAAACCTGCAGCAATTCCACTTTTAACCAATTGGAGCCTTCGGGGGAAATGTGCCTGAATGAGCTGCAGAGAAGTTTCCACAGGATCTCTGCTCTGTGAACAGGTCACCAGCCGTGAGGGGAACATGGGTCTGTGGCACAGCTGTGCGGCTCTGGCGAGGATGCTGCTCTTCTTGGCGtccctgtgcatgtgtgtgtctgtgtgcgatGGCCGGTCAGAGGCGTCCAGAGGGGTCGTCATTCCCTTCGTATTTGATGCAAAAGCTACTTGTGACCCACCGTGTCGTCATGCAGGGCTCTGCATCAGGAACAATACCTGCTTCTGCTCCAAGGGCTACGAAGGGGAGCTCTGCCAGTATGGtgattatttatctatttatttgtttgtttatttatgtagtgAAGTCATGGGTCATTATGTGTGATTAATCCTTTGTAACAAGTGATACATCTTTTATACAATCATTGTTTCTTATATAGACTGAAAACTAATTTCAGTCCATTTCTAAGCATAAATACCAACTTGGCTTTTCCAATTTATGGATGGTGTTATTGTCTTGTTTTTATACATGTTAATAAATGCTTAAACTGGACTATAAAGCATTGGTCTGTTTATGCTCAATGTTatgttatacatttattatacCTTCCAGTGGTTGAACTGGTTTGCAAACATTCCATAGGTGAGTTGTGGGACATTTATCAGGTTGGTAAGTTTAGGACAGCAGTGTAAGTCGTAGCTATCTGTATTCCTAGTGTTAGTGTTAGTCACATTGTAATATATAAATCATGTTggcaattttaatattttctaaaGACATTAACTTATATGATGTACTAAGTATGAATAACTAAGTTTGGAAACTGCACAACTATAACAACCAGAATCTTTTTAGACACAGATAAATTACTAAagaagtacattttatttttgccaaTTTATTTGATACTATGATAAACTGTAGTAAAGAATATGTCTCTAATTGCAGCTACATGCTACCCCAAGTGTAAAAATGGGGGAGAGTGCCTGAGACCTGGAAAATGCAGATGTTTGCCAGGATATGGAGGCAAATATTGTCACAAAGGTAACTGTTCTTCTCTGTAAAAGTCTGTACATGACATCGATGTTATACGGTTATAACATGACATGGAGATGTTAAAAGGAGATAccccttaaatatatattactgcAGACAATATAAAAGTCATGATTGtctagtgagagagagaaagagattaacttaaaattaactttatttaacagattcaaaaaacaattaacacattataAACTTATACACCAAGCCATATAAATCAGCAACTCAACAAtctagatatatagatagatagataatttACCTATCTGTCTGaatatatgtgtgcatgtgtacctgtgtatgtatgtgttttagaAGAAGCAGAGTGATGTGCGTATTTCTATTACAGTAACATGTGAAGGCGGATGCTGGAACGGGGGGGAATGCATCTCTGTGAACAGCGTAGTAAAGTGCCTCTGCCCATCGAGCTGGACAGGGTCCAAATGTCAAGAAGGTAACTAAGGTTCAGTGTCTGAGAGCAGAGCGGCTGAAATCACTTCCTTGAAGCTGTCTGTGACTCGGCTGTGGTGAATGGAGGCTTTGGCATTTCTCCCTCGCAgctgtgcatttattttaacacaattaACGATATTAAGAGTATGGAAAGGGAAGTGTGCTGCCCTGTAACCGGGGACATGTCTTCTGTCCTCAGCGATCTGTCCTCAGGGATGTAGGAACGGCGGGAGCTGTGTGGCCCCTGGCATCTGCAGCTGTCCCGAGGGCTGGCTCGGGGGGGCGTGCCATATTGGTAAGAGGAACAGTCATCTTTATAATTGGACCATTTGCACATATCACTTATGGTGCATAGCTTAGGACTGCATATTTTATGCAGCACACATAAATATAATCagcatggtaaaaaaaaaaatgtatgaaaaaatcACAGCTGTGACATTTTGATAACAACCAGTCCAGCCTGAGATACTGAATATTGCACTGTGACTGTTTTTCAGCTGTGTGCACCCAGCCTTGTCTCCATGGAGGGAAATGTGTCGCGCCCCACACGTGCCGGTGCCGTGGCCCTTACTCTGGGCCCCAGTGCAGAGAGAAGAAGAAGCAATGAGGTGAACGGTCTCGGGAGATCAGCTACAATTCCCGAAACGTCACACTCATCTTATGtctaaaaataatgtacattggtGCTAAATAGGAGATATAGCTTTGCAAGGGATGCACAGAGCAAAAGAGGGAATTCTCTTTATCTGTGGAAATCAGTGTAACCAtttgtttaatgttgttttaattggtGTAACCTTttacattattgtttttgtaattatgtttttaataaaaggcAATTGGAGACTTTGTAAATGTGATGAATTGTTCTCTTACCTATTCCAGTTGCCTCTTCCAGTGTTTATCTTCAGCTCTGTCCTGTTGTGTAGTAAATACAGTACAACACGCTTGACACACTG is a genomic window of Amia ocellicauda isolate fAmiCal2 chromosome 10, fAmiCal2.hap1, whole genome shotgun sequence containing:
- the seraf gene encoding von Willebrand factor D and EGF domain-containing protein — its product is MSCREVSTGSLLCEQVTSREGNMGLWHSCAALARMLLFLASLCMCVSVCDGRSEASRGVVIPFVFDAKATCDPPCRHAGLCIRNNTCFCSKGYEGELCQYATCYPKCKNGGECLRPGKCRCLPGYGGKYCHKVTCEGGCWNGGECISVNSVVKCLCPSSWTGSKCQEAICPQGCRNGGSCVAPGICSCPEGWLGGACHIAVCTQPCLHGGKCVAPHTCRCRGPYSGPQCREKKKQ